Proteins encoded together in one Quercus lobata isolate SW786 chromosome 3, ValleyOak3.0 Primary Assembly, whole genome shotgun sequence window:
- the LOC115980892 gene encoding uncharacterized protein LOC115980892, whose product MGEVNAMFKESVHKIVDQIKNEPYFRWSNKMGGDPSRRNQNLYCTYYRDKGYTTEQCRVLKDHLRQLVKSRYLKEFVVDSGNQGVIEVIYAAPTGTARRKGVLAVVPVEDCSSKQPSEKKMKFTREPIAFNDDDLEGKIQPHDDALVVTARINGFIVKKVMVSQGSRADVMYLDLFKGLGLKNKDLLKYDMPLVGFDGQVVIPEGQISLPVIMEGKEVTVAFIVDASFSPYTTILERPWIYAIGAVPSTLHVKVKFRTEQGIVVVRVGKFLGYLITNRGVEVNLDQIKAVKRLKPPSNPKEVQVLTSMLAAFNRFISKFADHYRPFYQLLKK is encoded by the exons ATGGGGGAAGTAAACGCAATGTTCAAGGAGTCGGTGCACAAGATTGTAGACCAAATCAAGAACGAGCCATACTTTAGGTGGTCGAACAAGATGGGGGGTGACCCTTCCAGGAGGAACCAGAACTTGTACTGTACTTACTATAGAGATAAGGGGTATACCACCGAGCAGTGCCGAGTATTGAAAGATCATCTTAGGCAATTAGTGAAATCAAGGTATTTGAAGGAGTTTGTGGTGGATTCAGGGAACCAAG GAGTGATCGAGGTCATCTATGCTGCCCCAACGGGTACTGCTAGGAGAAAAGGGGTGTTGGCTGTAGTGCCAGTAGAAGATTGCTCGAGCAAGCAACCGTccgagaagaagatgaagttcACACGAGAGCCCATTGCTTTCAACGACGATGACTTAGAGGGCAAAATTCAGCcgcacgatgatgccttggtggtgaCGGCCCGAATAAATGGTTTCATAGTGAAGAAGGTGATGGTAAGCCAAGGGAGTAGGGCCGATGTTATGTACCTGGACCTGTTCAAAGGGCTTGGACTGAAGAACAAAGACCTCTTAAAGTACGATATGCCCCTGGTCGGGTTTGATGGCCAGGTGGTGATTCCTGAGGGGCAAATTTCCCTTCCCGTGATCATGGAAGGAAAGGAAGTAACAGTAGCATTTATAGTGGACGCCTCGTTTTCTCCTTATACAACGATTCTGGAAAGGCCGTGGATCTATGCGATAGGGGCAGTCCCATCCACCCTGCACGTGAAGGTTAAGTTCCGCACTGAGCAGGGCATTGTTGTAGTAAGG GTTGGCAAGTTCCTAGGATATCTGATAACCAACCGAGGGGTAGAAGTCAACCTCGATCAAATTAAAGCCGTGAAGCGCCTCAAGCCGCCAAGTAATCCGAAGGAAGTACAAGTACTGACCAGCATGTTAGCTGCCTTTAACCGGTTCATTTCCAAGTTTGCTGATCACTACCGTCCATTCTACCAGCTTTTGAAGAAGTAG